The Nonlabens spongiae genome contains a region encoding:
- a CDS encoding BamA/OMP85 family outer membrane protein has product MTNQLTKSFIATIILLTGFFTSAQIVTDAPIGEESVQYRIGEVKVTGSQSYNENTVRAFTGLRPGMEIYVPGEKLSKVVKKMWDLKLFSDIRIYATSIEGDPTDEFIDTINLEIYIVEVPNVRNVEITGLRKGKAKDLREELKLQKGTKATENLITNTRTFIENKYRKKGFLNADALVRIREVQDSASENEVDMKIDVDRGKKPKISYIDFEGNELIPDKKLRKAMKNTKKRNILRIFKRSKYVEEDFQEDLESVVNRYKEKGFRDARVISDTLIKESDDRVGIKIQVEEGRKYYFGDIKFVGNNVYSDEFLQRKLGIEKGDVYNGVAFDERISNPADPDSDDISNLYQNTGYLFSSVNAVETKVENDTIDFEIRIVEGKEAYFNNISVTGNTRTNDNVIYRVIRTTPGEKYSRQKIINSIRELGALGLFNAEKINPQLKNVNQQEGTVDVEYELEEAGASQIELQGGYGGGGFVGTLGLRFNNFSIRNLFNGKAYKPVPMGDGQTLAIRAQASTIFRTYSLNFTEPWLGGKKPVSFNVSLSHSEQYRVNPQNFREVDRDQRFLITGGTIGLAKRLEWPDNYFQFSQALSVQHYNLKNYRTGLFNFPNGFSNNIAYTVGLTRDNVGVNPIFPTYGSRFSVTAKMTLPYSLWNGVDYAGLNADNPDLPDEYRTNGLADLAKIDQERFRFLEYYKIKFQGQWYTQLYDKLILQTNTEFGFLGAYNSDRGLVPFERFFVGGDGLGAFSLDGRDIIRMRGYENSSLTTSADGDTVYNKFSLELRYPITLEQAASIYVLTFAEAAGSYERFRTYNPFDVQRSAGAGLRIFMPAFGLLGIDFGYGFDSAPNNPTPDPSGWQVHFIIGQQF; this is encoded by the coding sequence ATGACAAATCAGCTAACCAAGAGCTTCATTGCTACGATCATTCTGCTTACTGGGTTCTTTACCAGTGCTCAAATAGTAACAGATGCACCTATCGGTGAAGAGTCTGTTCAATACCGCATAGGTGAAGTAAAAGTCACAGGTAGTCAATCCTATAATGAGAATACGGTAAGAGCCTTTACAGGATTGAGACCCGGTATGGAAATCTACGTACCTGGAGAAAAGCTGAGCAAGGTCGTTAAGAAAATGTGGGATCTCAAGCTATTCAGCGATATACGCATTTATGCAACCAGCATAGAAGGTGATCCTACTGATGAATTTATAGACACCATCAACCTCGAGATTTATATCGTAGAAGTCCCTAATGTACGGAATGTGGAAATCACAGGACTACGCAAAGGAAAAGCTAAGGACCTGAGAGAAGAACTTAAGCTTCAAAAAGGGACTAAAGCCACTGAAAACTTGATTACTAACACACGTACTTTTATTGAAAACAAATACCGTAAAAAAGGTTTCCTAAATGCCGATGCTCTGGTACGTATCAGGGAAGTGCAAGACTCTGCCTCAGAAAATGAAGTAGACATGAAAATCGATGTTGACCGCGGCAAGAAGCCTAAAATTTCCTACATAGATTTTGAAGGCAATGAACTTATTCCAGATAAGAAGTTACGCAAGGCGATGAAAAATACTAAGAAGCGTAACATCTTAAGAATATTCAAGAGATCTAAATATGTAGAAGAAGATTTTCAAGAAGATCTAGAATCTGTCGTAAATAGATATAAGGAAAAAGGTTTTAGGGATGCTCGGGTAATTTCAGATACGTTGATCAAAGAAAGTGATGATCGTGTGGGCATCAAGATTCAAGTTGAAGAAGGTAGAAAATATTACTTTGGTGATATCAAATTTGTAGGTAACAACGTTTATTCAGATGAGTTTCTACAAAGAAAACTAGGTATTGAAAAAGGTGATGTGTACAATGGGGTAGCCTTTGATGAGCGTATAAGCAACCCTGCTGACCCAGATTCAGATGATATCTCAAATCTATACCAAAACACAGGGTACTTATTCTCTTCAGTCAACGCCGTAGAAACTAAAGTTGAAAACGACACCATCGACTTTGAGATACGCATCGTAGAAGGAAAAGAGGCTTATTTCAATAACATCTCCGTTACTGGAAACACGCGTACTAACGATAATGTGATCTACCGTGTGATCAGAACCACACCAGGTGAAAAATACAGTCGTCAAAAAATTATCAACTCTATACGTGAACTTGGAGCACTAGGGCTTTTCAATGCTGAGAAAATCAACCCACAGCTTAAGAATGTAAACCAGCAAGAAGGTACAGTAGACGTCGAGTACGAGCTGGAAGAAGCTGGTGCAAGCCAGATTGAGCTTCAAGGTGGTTACGGTGGTGGTGGATTTGTTGGGACTCTAGGACTTAGATTCAACAACTTCTCGATACGCAATCTATTCAATGGTAAAGCTTACAAACCAGTTCCTATGGGAGATGGTCAAACTCTCGCAATAAGGGCTCAGGCGAGTACTATATTTAGAACCTACTCTTTAAACTTTACCGAGCCGTGGCTGGGTGGTAAAAAACCAGTTTCTTTTAATGTCTCGCTTTCTCATAGTGAGCAGTACAGAGTGAACCCTCAAAACTTTAGAGAAGTAGACCGTGACCAGCGTTTTTTAATCACCGGTGGTACGATAGGTCTAGCAAAAAGACTGGAATGGCCGGATAATTATTTCCAGTTTTCGCAAGCGCTATCTGTGCAACACTACAACTTGAAGAACTACCGTACGGGTCTCTTTAACTTCCCTAATGGTTTCAGTAATAACATAGCGTATACTGTAGGCCTCACCAGAGACAACGTAGGTGTGAACCCTATTTTCCCCACTTACGGATCACGCTTTTCAGTAACTGCAAAAATGACCCTTCCATACTCCTTGTGGAATGGTGTAGATTACGCTGGTCTCAATGCGGACAACCCTGATCTACCTGACGAGTATCGTACAAACGGTCTTGCTGACCTAGCTAAAATCGATCAAGAGCGTTTCCGTTTCTTAGAATATTACAAAATCAAGTTCCAAGGTCAGTGGTACACGCAACTATATGATAAGTTGATCCTGCAGACTAATACTGAATTTGGGTTCTTAGGCGCCTACAACAGTGACAGAGGCCTGGTTCCTTTTGAACGTTTCTTTGTGGGTGGAGATGGACTTGGCGCCTTTTCTCTCGATGGTCGTGACATCATAAGGATGCGAGGTTATGAGAACAGCTCGCTTACCACGAGTGCAGATGGTGACACGGTGTATAACAAGTTTAGCTTAGAGTTACGTTATCCTATCACCCTTGAGCAGGCGGCATCTATTTATGTGCTGACATTTGCTGAGGCAGCAGGTTCTTATGAGCGTTTTAGAACGTACAATCCTTTTGATGTACAGAGGTCGGCTGGAGCGGGATTACGTATTTTTATGCCGGCATTTGGTTTACTAGGAATTGATTTTGGTTACGGATTTGATTCCGCGCCTAACAACCCTACACCAGACCCTAGTGGATGGCAAGTACACTTTATAATCGGGCAGCAGTTTTAA
- a CDS encoding mechanosensitive ion channel family protein, with the protein MSRFLKLFIGAILLLIATFLIPILDYLSDQVDYDFPILRSQQRNIIIVVFAYLLIVGMRIFKTYILKRFDINQEDNLHARKVYTQVNVFEKIIFFIIILVAVGLILISFDSIREIGVGMFASAGVAGIILGLSAQKVVGALLAGVQIAITQPFRIDDAVVVEGEWGWIEEINLTYVVVRIWDKRRLVLPSSYFLEKPFQNWTKTSADIVGTVFLYTDYTIPFDALRKELTRLLGTADLWDGQTNVLQVTDSNESTVEVRILVSARNSPTAWDLRVFIREKMITFIQENYPDSLPHTRILMKPMKGEQPASLGFKPA; encoded by the coding sequence ATGAGTCGATTTCTAAAATTATTCATAGGCGCTATCTTGTTGCTAATAGCGACATTTCTGATACCTATTCTGGACTATTTAAGCGATCAAGTAGACTATGACTTCCCTATTCTTAGATCTCAACAGCGCAACATCATCATCGTAGTTTTTGCATACTTACTAATCGTAGGCATGCGCATTTTCAAAACCTACATTTTAAAGCGGTTTGACATCAATCAAGAGGACAACCTGCATGCGCGCAAAGTGTACACTCAGGTAAATGTTTTTGAGAAGATCATATTTTTTATCATCATTTTAGTGGCTGTCGGGCTTATTTTGATCTCGTTTGATAGCATACGCGAGATTGGTGTGGGGATGTTTGCCTCAGCTGGTGTAGCTGGAATCATTCTCGGTCTTTCTGCACAAAAAGTCGTGGGTGCATTGCTGGCAGGCGTGCAAATCGCGATTACCCAACCTTTCCGTATTGATGATGCGGTGGTGGTAGAAGGTGAATGGGGCTGGATCGAAGAAATCAACCTTACCTATGTGGTGGTGCGCATCTGGGATAAGCGACGCCTGGTACTGCCTTCCTCCTATTTTTTGGAAAAGCCTTTTCAGAACTGGACTAAGACCAGTGCCGATATTGTAGGAACGGTTTTTCTATACACAGATTATACGATTCCGTTTGATGCTTTACGCAAAGAACTTACTCGACTACTGGGAACCGCAGATCTTTGGGACGGGCAGACAAACGTCCTTCAGGTTACCGACTCTAATGAATCTACGGTCGAGGTACGTATTTTAGTAAGTGCACGCAACTCCCCTACTGCTTGGGATTTGCGGGTTTTCATCAGAGAAAAAATGATTACTTTCATTCAAGAAAACTACCCAGACAGCCTACCGCATACCCGCATTCTCATGAAACCCATGAAAGGTGAACAACCGGCGAGTCTTGGTTTCAAACCTGCATAA
- the recQ gene encoding DNA helicase RecQ yields MQKKEILKKYFGYDSFRPLQEEIINDVMEGRDLMVVMPTGGGKSMCFQLPSLLLNGLTLVISPLIALMKDQVDALKQNGIPAGYFNSSQDSADQQNILQELEQGTIKLLYVAPESISLLNNYINEENVSLIAVDEAHCISTWGHDFRPAYTQLSYLKSNFPKTGIIALTATADRATRADIKNQLSIPQAREYVASFDRPNIRLDVRPGNQRMTQIRNFLNHFSKESGIVYCLSRSTCESLAEKLKNYGYAAAAYHAGMDHRFRESVQEKFITDEIKIVCATIAFGMGIDKSNVRFVIHYNMPKNIEGYYQEIGRAGRDGLESRALLFHSYADVIQLRKFAENSGNSEVQLAKLDRMKQFAEALTCRRRMLLNYFNEYLEKDCGNCDVCLNKPDFFDATLIAQKALSAVYRMQEQASLNLLIDVLRGASNATVMESGFMDIKTYGAGKDISWSNWQQYIIQLINQGLLEIAFHDQNKLKLTPQSEQVLFKQQKVMLAVVPTAKDFKNKKSTTAQALPDPVKQELFEVLRKLRSQIASDKNLAPYLIFSDATLQDMASRIPLTDNEFADINGVGSSKHDQYGSVFLDVTRNFREKRLGPFAYRTAKVSKPSSKKKKRRKNPSGLSDTVMETVEKFWKGSTVKEIAESRSLTESTILSHLGKRYRKFRDVKVQSFIEEIDLEKLDQLWKIHKETNSIKPIYEAFDGKVDYGRLRLAIDVLEGDHIFTSP; encoded by the coding sequence ATGCAAAAGAAAGAAATACTCAAGAAATACTTCGGTTACGACAGCTTCCGGCCGTTACAGGAAGAGATCATTAATGATGTTATGGAAGGTCGCGACCTCATGGTCGTGATGCCTACGGGCGGCGGTAAGTCTATGTGTTTTCAGCTGCCATCTCTGCTCTTAAATGGATTAACTCTGGTAATTTCTCCATTGATCGCTTTGATGAAGGATCAGGTAGATGCTTTGAAACAAAACGGTATTCCTGCCGGATATTTTAATAGTTCGCAAGATTCTGCAGACCAGCAAAATATACTCCAAGAACTTGAACAAGGCACGATAAAATTGCTTTACGTGGCGCCTGAGAGTATCTCTTTGTTGAATAACTACATCAACGAGGAAAATGTTTCACTCATTGCGGTTGATGAGGCGCATTGTATTTCTACTTGGGGGCATGATTTTAGACCCGCTTATACCCAGCTTTCCTACCTGAAAAGTAATTTTCCCAAAACGGGAATTATAGCGCTCACCGCCACGGCTGATCGCGCCACTCGCGCGGACATTAAAAACCAACTCAGTATTCCGCAGGCTCGGGAATATGTGGCATCCTTTGACCGGCCTAACATTAGGCTGGACGTGCGTCCCGGCAACCAGCGTATGACCCAGATCAGGAATTTTCTGAATCATTTTTCCAAGGAGTCTGGGATTGTTTATTGCTTGAGTCGTAGTACCTGTGAAAGTCTGGCAGAGAAGCTGAAAAATTACGGTTATGCTGCTGCTGCGTACCATGCTGGAATGGATCACCGCTTTCGCGAAAGCGTGCAAGAAAAATTCATCACAGACGAGATCAAGATCGTGTGTGCAACCATCGCCTTCGGTATGGGGATCGATAAATCAAACGTGCGGTTTGTGATTCATTACAACATGCCTAAAAATATCGAAGGCTATTATCAGGAAATAGGTCGTGCTGGACGAGACGGACTGGAATCGCGTGCGCTTTTATTCCACAGTTATGCTGATGTGATCCAGCTGCGCAAATTTGCTGAAAACAGTGGTAATAGTGAGGTACAGCTGGCAAAACTGGATCGCATGAAGCAATTTGCAGAAGCCCTCACTTGCCGCAGGCGCATGTTGCTGAATTATTTTAATGAGTATCTAGAAAAAGATTGTGGCAACTGCGATGTGTGCCTAAACAAACCCGACTTTTTTGATGCAACGCTCATCGCCCAGAAAGCCCTGAGTGCCGTGTATAGAATGCAAGAACAGGCATCGCTCAATCTGTTGATTGATGTCCTGAGAGGTGCCTCAAACGCCACGGTGATGGAAAGCGGATTTATGGATATCAAAACCTATGGAGCGGGTAAGGATATCTCGTGGAGCAACTGGCAGCAGTATATCATCCAGTTGATCAATCAGGGATTGCTTGAAATTGCCTTCCACGATCAGAACAAGCTCAAACTCACGCCACAATCAGAGCAAGTACTTTTCAAACAGCAAAAAGTCATGCTGGCTGTGGTACCCACGGCAAAGGATTTTAAGAATAAGAAAAGTACAACTGCACAAGCATTACCCGATCCAGTTAAACAAGAACTTTTTGAAGTGCTAAGAAAATTGCGTTCACAAATTGCAAGTGATAAAAACCTGGCTCCTTACTTGATCTTTAGCGATGCTACACTTCAAGACATGGCGAGCCGCATACCGCTTACTGATAACGAGTTTGCAGATATCAATGGAGTAGGTTCCAGCAAACACGATCAGTACGGATCTGTTTTTCTGGATGTGACTCGTAATTTTAGAGAAAAACGTTTGGGTCCATTCGCTTACCGAACTGCTAAAGTCAGCAAACCCTCTTCCAAAAAGAAAAAACGCCGTAAAAACCCGAGCGGTTTATCAGATACCGTAATGGAAACGGTGGAAAAGTTCTGGAAAGGGTCTACTGTAAAAGAGATTGCTGAAAGTCGCTCGCTTACTGAGAGTACGATTCTCTCACACCTAGGGAAAAGATACAGAAAATTTAGGGACGTCAAAGTACAATCTTTTATTGAAGAGATAGATCTTGAAAAACTGGATCAGCTCTGGAAAATCCATAAAGAGACTAATTCTATCAAGCCTATTTATGAGGCTTTTGATGGAAAAGTGGATTATGGTAGGCTAAGACTCGCTATAGATGTGTTAGAAGGGGATCATATTTTTACATCACCATGA
- a CDS encoding DUF6686 family protein: protein MQYSNVETHAQNSFGSLKFCRDCKCFTLTFSNFEFKFDRSKLKKFANYLNDVCEDYWLDSDTAENKKRPIPIHTSQQNLVLVFDRREFAALKQLVTTNYAETKFLSILDIDYPLILN from the coding sequence ATGCAGTACAGCAATGTTGAAACTCACGCTCAAAATTCTTTCGGCAGCCTTAAGTTTTGTAGGGATTGTAAATGTTTCACGCTGACTTTTTCCAACTTCGAGTTCAAATTTGATCGTTCTAAACTCAAAAAATTTGCTAACTACCTCAATGATGTATGTGAGGATTACTGGCTCGATAGCGACACTGCCGAAAACAAAAAACGCCCCATCCCCATACATACCAGTCAGCAAAATCTTGTCCTGGTTTTTGACCGCAGGGAATTTGCCGCGTTGAAACAACTGGTTACAACAAATTACGCTGAAACTAAGTTTCTTAGCATTCTGGACATCGACTATCCGCTTATTCTCAATTAA
- a CDS encoding OmpH family outer membrane protein, translating into MKQVRNLIAAIALVFAGSTAVNAQATPSKVCHVASQELVEALPDAIAAEKQLKKLAKNYDTKLAEMDREIQTRFQNAQREAPNKTDEENERVRTEILQGQEKLQDYYQKSQEAMAQKRVDLLKPLYQKVKDAIFKVARAKGFDYVLDSTTGTGIIMADGYDLTPDVKAELGIK; encoded by the coding sequence ATGAAACAAGTAAGAAATTTAATTGCCGCTATAGCTTTAGTATTTGCAGGATCAACTGCTGTTAACGCTCAGGCAACACCTTCAAAAGTATGTCACGTAGCTTCTCAAGAGCTTGTGGAGGCACTTCCAGATGCCATAGCTGCTGAGAAGCAGTTGAAGAAACTGGCAAAAAACTACGATACTAAGCTAGCAGAGATGGATCGTGAGATCCAGACTCGTTTCCAGAATGCACAGCGAGAGGCTCCTAATAAAACAGATGAGGAAAACGAGCGTGTACGTACTGAAATTCTTCAAGGTCAAGAAAAGCTTCAAGACTACTACCAAAAGTCTCAAGAAGCGATGGCTCAAAAACGAGTAGACCTTTTAAAGCCACTTTATCAAAAAGTAAAGGATGCTATCTTCAAAGTAGCTCGTGCAAAAGGTTTTGATTACGTTCTTGATTCAACCACGGGAACTGGAATCATCATGGCAGATGGCTATGACCTTACTCCTGACGTTAAAGCTGAATTAGGTATTAAGTAA
- a CDS encoding cold-shock protein, with the protein MKEGTVKFFNESKGFGFIVEDGTNQDCFVHVTGLIDEVREGDKVEYEEKEGKKGMNAVNVRVIQ; encoded by the coding sequence ATGAAAGAAGGTACCGTTAAATTTTTCAATGAGTCAAAAGGTTTTGGCTTTATCGTTGAAGATGGAACAAATCAAGACTGCTTCGTGCACGTAACTGGACTTATCGATGAGGTAAGAGAAGGCGACAAAGTAGAGTACGAAGAAAAAGAGGGTAAGAAAGGAATGAACGCTGTTAACGTAAGAGTTATCCAGTAA
- a CDS encoding OmpH family outer membrane protein, with amino-acid sequence MIKTKQFLTVAVVIFGLAFAKAQRGARVAYIDMDRIIEASPEYKKAVQLLGRKADGWKREMDAMQAEIDKMEDQLKNERVLLTKELIEEKEEDIQLKKEELAAYQQKRFGSQGDYILQQQQLIQPVQDQVFNEVQKISEARKYDYVMNAEEANLLFAAERHDISDLVIKNLERAGKSGPEARQAREDAKKELDEPYLNVEEAEAREEKEKAKEEQQQKVLNAREEKLRRRDSLQAAKRASYEARKKEIQRRRDSIKAAREAARQKKEEERENNQ; translated from the coding sequence ATGATAAAAACAAAGCAATTTTTGACCGTCGCGGTGGTGATTTTTGGTCTCGCTTTCGCGAAAGCGCAACGAGGAGCAAGAGTCGCTTACATAGACATGGACCGTATCATCGAAGCATCACCTGAATATAAAAAAGCAGTCCAACTGCTAGGTCGAAAAGCTGATGGCTGGAAGCGTGAAATGGATGCTATGCAGGCAGAAATAGATAAGATGGAAGATCAGCTCAAAAACGAGCGGGTATTGCTTACCAAAGAGTTGATCGAGGAAAAAGAAGAGGATATCCAGCTCAAGAAAGAGGAGCTCGCTGCTTACCAGCAAAAAAGATTTGGTTCACAAGGAGATTACATTCTTCAACAACAACAGCTCATACAGCCGGTCCAGGATCAGGTATTCAATGAGGTGCAAAAGATTAGCGAGGCAAGAAAATATGACTATGTGATGAATGCTGAAGAGGCTAACTTGTTGTTTGCCGCTGAGCGTCACGACATAAGCGACCTTGTTATCAAAAATCTGGAACGCGCAGGAAAAAGTGGACCAGAGGCCAGACAGGCTAGAGAAGACGCTAAGAAAGAGCTTGATGAGCCGTATTTAAATGTTGAAGAAGCTGAAGCACGTGAGGAGAAAGAAAAGGCAAAGGAGGAACAACAACAAAAAGTGCTCAATGCCCGTGAAGAAAAGTTAAGAAGACGCGATTCACTTCAAGCTGCAAAAAGGGCTTCATATGAAGCTAGAAAAAAAGAAATACAGCGTCGCCGGGACAGTATCAAAGCTGCTCGTGAAGCTGCGCGGCAAAAGAAAGAAGAAGAACGAGAGAACAATCAATAA
- a CDS encoding RNA methyltransferase, with protein sequence MTMNNLEPGYFGIGILNGKTPENLGVLWRSAQNLGASFIFTIGNRYAKQASDTHNAVAALPYFHYKTFDEFYAHLPKGAMLVGIELVDEAVLLEDFVHPRNCVYLLGAEDHGLSNEAINRSHHLLKFETPRSLNVSVAGSIVMYDRSVKGSQPYIAGRPKSAF encoded by the coding sequence ATCACCATGAATAATTTAGAACCTGGCTATTTCGGCATCGGTATTTTAAACGGTAAAACTCCAGAGAACCTAGGTGTTTTGTGGCGTAGTGCGCAGAATCTAGGAGCTAGTTTCATCTTTACTATTGGCAATCGATATGCAAAGCAGGCTAGCGACACACACAACGCCGTAGCGGCGCTCCCATATTTCCATTATAAAACTTTTGATGAATTCTATGCACACCTTCCCAAAGGAGCTATGCTCGTAGGCATCGAGCTGGTAGATGAGGCTGTTTTACTGGAAGATTTTGTTCACCCACGTAACTGCGTCTATCTTCTGGGCGCAGAAGATCATGGTTTAAGCAATGAAGCCATAAATCGATCACACCACCTTTTAAAATTTGAGACGCCTCGCAGTTTAAATGTTTCTGTAGCTGGCAGTATCGTAATGTACGATCGTAGCGTGAAAGGAAGTCAGCCCTATATCGCAGGTCGCCCCAAAAGTGCTTTTTAG
- the recJ gene encoding single-stranded-DNA-specific exonuclease RecJ has translation MRWTLQPPPDPEKTQKLASELGIDENLAGLLVQRGVDAFAKARSFFRPSLNELHDPFLMKDMAAAVKRILTAVGNNENILVYGDYDVDGTTSVALMTTFLQSFYPNVSSYIPDRYAEGYGVSYQGIDFAHDNEMTLIIALDCGIKAIDKIAYAKDKGIDFIICDHHRPGKEIPDAVAVLDPKRNDCNYPYKELCGCGVGFKLCQAIVQENDWEFEMLLPYLDLVATAVGADIVPITGENRILAFHGLQVINDETRAGFKAIIDQLKNKGKLTITDVVFIIAPRINAAGRMKHGLHAVNLLTSTDIEQARTFAAEIEAYNQDRRDTDRSITLEALDQITENREEERSTTVVYDENWHKGVIGIVASRLTETYYRPTLVFTKSGNKLAASARSVSGFDVYNALEQCSEFIEQFGGHKYAAGLTLEESNYKLFKQRFEEVVCATIQNQHTIPEIKIDARLPLEAITPKFYRILEQMAPFGPGNMRPVFMTEKVVDTGFGKCVGESEDHLKIRVAKNKSSSTAFDAIGFNLGKDCDLITDGKRFDIAYSLDLNEWQGVRSLQLRLRGLKSS, from the coding sequence ATGCGCTGGACTCTACAACCACCACCTGATCCCGAAAAGACTCAAAAATTAGCCTCAGAACTCGGTATAGACGAGAATCTGGCTGGTTTGCTGGTGCAACGTGGTGTGGACGCTTTCGCGAAAGCGAGATCCTTTTTCAGACCTTCCCTTAACGAGCTCCACGACCCTTTCTTGATGAAGGACATGGCTGCTGCGGTGAAACGCATTCTCACTGCCGTGGGCAACAACGAGAACATACTGGTTTATGGCGATTACGATGTAGATGGCACCACCAGCGTGGCGCTCATGACCACTTTTTTACAAAGTTTTTACCCCAATGTTTCCAGCTATATTCCAGACCGGTATGCAGAGGGTTATGGCGTGAGCTATCAGGGCATCGACTTTGCGCATGACAACGAGATGACTCTGATCATCGCGCTGGATTGTGGGATCAAGGCTATTGATAAGATCGCTTACGCGAAAGATAAAGGCATCGACTTTATTATCTGCGATCACCACCGTCCTGGGAAAGAAATTCCAGATGCGGTTGCCGTATTGGATCCAAAAAGAAACGACTGTAATTACCCCTATAAAGAACTCTGCGGCTGTGGTGTTGGTTTTAAGTTATGTCAAGCCATCGTACAGGAAAACGACTGGGAATTTGAAATGTTGTTGCCTTATCTGGATCTTGTGGCTACCGCTGTAGGTGCTGACATCGTACCGATCACAGGCGAAAACAGAATTTTAGCTTTTCATGGTTTGCAGGTCATCAACGATGAGACTCGTGCAGGATTCAAAGCGATTATCGACCAACTCAAAAACAAGGGTAAACTCACCATTACCGATGTGGTTTTCATCATCGCCCCACGCATCAATGCGGCTGGCCGTATGAAACATGGTTTGCACGCGGTGAATCTTCTAACCTCTACCGATATTGAACAAGCTCGCACATTTGCAGCAGAAATTGAGGCCTATAATCAGGACCGTCGAGATACGGATCGTAGCATTACCTTAGAGGCGCTCGATCAAATTACCGAAAACAGAGAGGAAGAGCGCTCTACGACCGTGGTGTATGATGAGAATTGGCATAAAGGCGTGATAGGAATCGTCGCTTCAAGGCTTACAGAAACTTATTATCGACCTACGCTGGTTTTTACTAAAAGTGGGAACAAACTTGCTGCCAGTGCGCGCAGTGTTTCAGGGTTTGATGTGTATAATGCCTTGGAGCAGTGCTCGGAATTTATCGAGCAATTTGGGGGCCATAAATATGCAGCTGGATTGACTTTGGAAGAAAGCAATTACAAACTGTTCAAGCAACGCTTTGAAGAAGTGGTTTGTGCCACTATTCAAAACCAGCATACTATTCCAGAAATTAAGATTGACGCGCGACTCCCACTGGAAGCCATTACACCTAAGTTCTACCGAATTCTAGAACAAATGGCACCTTTTGGCCCGGGTAATATGCGACCCGTATTTATGACGGAAAAGGTGGTGGACACCGGTTTTGGAAAGTGTGTAGGGGAAAGTGAAGACCACTTAAAAATCAGGGTGGCAAAGAATAAGAGTTCTAGCACTGCCTTTGATGCGATAGGCTTTAATTTAGGAAAGGATTGCGACCTGATCACCGACGGTAAGCGGTTTGATATCGCCTACTCACTAGACCTGAACGAGTGGCAAGGTGTGAGAAGTTTGCAGTTGCGGTTGAGGGGTTTGAAGAGTAGCTAA